The genomic window ACCCACCGTGAAGACCCCGGGGGTGTTCTCGTCGTCCAGGCTCTTGTAGGACTCGAGCAGCATGCTGGAGTTGCGGCCGTCGTCGCTGACCAGCACCAGGTCCACGGCGAAGCGGGCGCTCGGGAAGCTGGAGTTGGTGGCGAGTCCGTCCAGCGCCACGTCCACCTGGGAGCTGTTGGCCGTGTGCAGCAGGCGCGGGAGGGAGGGCTCCCGGTCCTCTGAGCCGTACGCCGCTATCTGCAGCCCACACGCCAGACTTGCAGTGCTCCTGTCCACGGGGGCGACAAGCGTTCCTCACGGAAGCACACACAAACAACTCGACTAGCGTGGCGCAAACGATTGGCGTGTGTGTAATAAAGATATTCATAACAAGCAGaaagtaaaacatatttatttcataactgcTTCCGTGTAACGAAAAGTAAAATATTCCTGAGATTACAAAAACCACCTTCCTTTACATCCAAGCccatgcaaaaaaattttttttatagctatAACTAATTAATACATGAATATTCTTGAAACAAGACATCAagttctaataataataaaaaataccgtAATAGTGTGAATATCATAAGTTAACAAAATCTTGTAAGAATGCTTTATACTACAGAATATTGGTTATTTCAATGTATAAGTATTGAAAATGGAATATTTGCACAGgcttacaaacaaaaatattttttaaacaaaaaacttaCAGCAATCACCGTGGGAGCACGCAGCATGACAGTAACATGAAAGAAAACTATCTGGCCACTGTCTTCACCACATCGCAGCCACACGATGGCGTGAGGCAgtcgtattggtccgaatataaggcgaccatttttacataaacgagagatgcaaaaattggaagtcgccttattttcgcacccaagacatCAGAACCGCAAAAATTCCAAACTGAGAGATACAGTAGAAACATGGTTAAACaaatgttcacaattttttatataaactaaaacttcgttacctcacacggggaaaacgataaatccacccaatattgcagtaattcacaattgtttaaagttgaaaattaaaatatttgttcttgagtaaaaatgtgaatgttgaagcatctcaaaatggcaaccttatATTAcaaattcatatttgtactttgtgtacaatcgcgtgttaacatttacggtaatttatctttagatttttaacggaaatatttgtactaaaatattacagctattttcagaacgattgcttacgtttacaaacattttggatgtaatgtttggaaattcacggctgccaactgtctttccacaatatttctttgttgtaaaacgaacattgccgaacacgcacgaaaacgccatattaacaggaatttggtacgttgcttcaaaagctattttaacaATACActcttaatttatgtaaaaacctttcaaacaacttaattatcatagattattctttaaaattaataggacagagactctgtcagagagtaatatggacaaatattcgcggtcacgtaaccaatgttattcatggccgtatgcttcccatggcagctagccacttgttttgttccggcaagctgcattctttgtttacttttttacgtttaacacacttcTAAATAGAaatacgccttgttctgtggtaatacgtagcttaagtgaaacaggaagttaaatgctgtattttaagagtgattaatagccattgtaaaaatttaaaattcgtagatacagtaaactgtgaaaaatgaacaatcacacatcagtggaacggcggggaacgagctctagacaaataaacagctctgaagatgacaatcatgcagcttcattagagtagaaacatacaaaaaaatttctagtgtaatacttaaaaatataaatattttctaattgttttcttttgacttttagggtaagccattcaaactttttttaaaaagtaatgtgataaatataatttaattgttatacataaatgcaaaaaggatttatcaacacaaaatgtatgtctaatgaattttcacattaatttctaccaaaattatttttacatttgtttggcctcctgaaactgcaggtcgccttatattcggggtcgccttatattcgggccaatacggtaataCATGAATATTCTTGAAACAAGACATCAagttctaataataataaaaaataccgtAATAGTGTGAATATCATAAGTTAACAAAATCTTGTAAGACTGCTTTATACTACAGAATATTGGTTATTTCAATGTATAAGTATTGAAAATGGAATATTTGCACAGgcttacaaacaaaaatattttttaaacaaaaaacttaCAGCAATCACCGTGGGAGCACGCAGCATGACAGTAACATGAAAGAAAACTATCTGGCCACTGTCTTCACCACATCGCAGCCACACGATGGCGTGAGGCAGTCTTTTCACTACTGTTCACCAAGTCAATCTTGGCAACAATGGGCGAAAGGAGTGTACAAttcgttttataataaaaatcatatCTTCTAAGTTATCAAGCAACAGTTATGTGATTGAGCTTGGAcaacatacataattaataagTCATAATTTGTgtcttttttattttcataaattagaTTACTTACGGTGATTGAGTAAAATTGCAAAATAGTTCTGTTAGTTCGAAAATTCGTAAAAGTATTCTAAGAAATAAATACAGAGATACTTCCCTTGAAGATTAAATGTGGCTTCCCTGTAATATATTATCCTGGTTAGACAAGGAAATTACGAAATTGTTCAACTGCGTAGCATGACTTTCCATGTTCAAAAGTACAGATTTCCCTgtctaattatttaaaattaattttctacttTGCAATTttctggaggaaaaaaaaaaaggaaaaagtcCCCACCATCCTCACCGATTGCTTAGTTCAAACCGAACATTTTCAtatgccattttatagtgtgtatgatGAATAATTGACTGAGCactataacatttacaaaaaatgcTTTCACACAGTCACGTAAATTACAAATCTGGGGAATTTCCACATGGTTTTtattccaggatttcaagtaaattcccagACTTTCTATGACTAATTTAGAACTTTCCAGAGTTTTCTAAATGAATGAAACAGTAAAAACATGTAGTAATTCAACAGTTTATGGAGACCcaataaaaacacacaagaaTTGGCAAGGGTGTGGCGAATGTCAACTGCTGCAGTGCTCCATCTccttacattattattattaattaaattgtaaactttaagtTTTATCCTCAATGGTTTGTGCCACGGCAGATCGGCTGGGAGGGTTTTGTGTTGTCAGTGTTAAtatgcaatattaatttttttaaattactctaTGTTTTAATTATTCCAACCGCGAGAAAGCGCGCAGTAATTGTAAGTGTCAACTAGCCCGTGCGAGTCTGCGGGCGAGCGGCAGCGTAACGGAGAGGCCCCCGGGTCCCACGCACGCACCTTGAAGCGGATGCTCCCCCCGAGGACGCGGCCCGGGAGGAAGTACTGGGAGCCCGCCACGTACAGCACGGCACTCTCCACGTCGTGCTTCACCTCCGCCACTCGCCAGTTGAAGTCGCGCAGGTCGTACTCGCGCCGGTAGCCCGGGCCGGTGTCCGACAGGTTCAGGTAGCCCGCGTCCGCCGCGTCATTGAACTCCCACAGCTACGGGCACGCATGCCAACACTTgacatcaggggcgtagccaggggggggggggaggggggtttgtttaggggttcaacccccccccccccccccttagcaccaaatctttaattaatttcttattcatcactcaaacaaatttcatattaaaattaatacaatttttaccattacaatatttaaatttaagaacccaaaactgctaaaatagcactattttacaccttaaaatccaaattttcctgggggaggaccccccggacccccccgctttaaaatatggggggggggggggcatgcttctcaacaccccccatacacaaatcctggctacgccactgcttaacatatttcttttttttcttgaaatgagGCCTAATCTACTGATGGTATAGCGTGTCTCATCCTTAGACTGGAAGTGTTCAATTTAATTGGAGTGTATACTCTATTTCCGGTGCACAATATCTATGTTAGCTCTGTCCTTGTTTCATTGTGCTCTTTACCAGATATGCCCAAATGGCACaacagttttagacacaactttataatttaatgaagaattttaaaaatgtacaacAAACAATAATTTTCAAAAGCAAACATTAGTAGGAGAactttgaaaatacattttttttttatgtatttcatCAAAGAACATCATTATTTGATCCTATCCAATTCTTAATTTTAGGAAAACGTAACTGAAAGACACCATCTTAGTTTGAAGTGTTTATGCAATCAATTATTCTTTACAatttaatatcaaatttttttggCTCTATTTGACCATAGAACATAATTAGTGGAATGTCTTCCTAGtagtgactgctacaaatagtttctcctgtgaaataataattggtgtttagaatcaatattttttttttccctttcagaATGAACACAAGTGTAATAATATTGTCAAAAGACACTATTTTACTAACATATatagtaaaattgaaaaaaaaaatttataataaactattataattattaatcatatataaaataataattttagcatTAACAAGCTGGTAATATAAATTTGACACAAGTGTGTGCCATTTGTTCAGTATTGCAATGTAAGGGTGAGACAGCCAATAGTTCTGGAGCAATTTCAGCAGACCAAGGTCAGAATAGCTGAAACAGGATACAAAGTCAGGTCCTTCGGGAAGTTtccagtgtcttaccactgcacAACCTTTTTCCATCTGTTCCAAAACGGCAACAACGAGTAGTCCAAGGGGAATGTCGTGGTCTCAGGCACAAAGTAGCTATACTTATGGCTCTGGTTCAATAACTATTCCAGCTCATTCTGCATCTATCACGGTACAACTCCTAATTTAAACTTCCTATTTTACAACACTCTTCTGTGTTCCAGATAAAGTTCATGAATTataattctaaaaaataaaatttttgacatgtaaacaccttagctctcggtatgtttcacttggtaggagtaatgtagtgaatggaacggaagtcgaataaacagaaatgtgtaatcacggtgccGAAGGCGTCACGATGGCGGACCCAAGAGTAGCAAGATATACACATAtaaatagtcactttcgtaaacattagaggaCTTACCAAAcgtgtgtcaaatgaaacattatgataGTGAAACCACCCTGAAACatatttggcaaactaaaatagtcatagtaaaaagtaatcccaagttttgaaatacgtaagaaaactggcattacactgattataatacatattctccttgcaaaTTCCTATTAGGTTCAGTAGCATAGCGGCAGGGTCACCACTTATGCTAGACTGCACCGACGCGAAGTGGTGTGCGTTACATGAGCCACTGTTGCCCTAAGTTCGCCCACACATTTAAAGCTCGGATGCCCAGCTAGGTGGCTCTGAAGGTTTGTATTGGTAAGGTTCAACTGTACCTTGTTGAACATCGCCCCGAAGCTGTAGATGGGTGGCTCCGAGAAGTGCACTGCACGCTCATTTTTCCACAATAATGTGTCCCAGTCTATGGTGAGGTTGGTAGTGGGGCGAGTCATGGCGAACCAGATGGTTGGCTTGCCCAGGAACCCCCACAAGTAGTGGATGGTGTCGTTGGGACCGTCTGCCCTCACGTGTACCAGAATCACCTCGTCGCAGGCGCTGTCACATCCTGGGTTTACAA from Bacillus rossius redtenbacheri isolate Brsri chromosome 1, Brsri_v3, whole genome shotgun sequence includes these protein-coding regions:
- the LOC134534281 gene encoding glycosylated lysosomal membrane protein B-like, with the protein product MIPLVFYVVIFLILPGTLTLERKLTTVVNPGCDSACDEVILVHVRADGPNDTIHYLWGFLGKPTIWFAMTRPTTNLTIDWDTLLWKNERAVHFSEPPIYSFGAMFNKLWEFNDAADAGYLNLSDTGPGYRREYDLRDFNWRVAEVKHDVESAVLYVAGSQYFLPGRVLGGSIRFKIAAYGSEDREPSLPRLLHTANSSQVDVALDGLATNSSFPSARFAVDLVLVSDDGRNSSMLLESYKSLDDENTPGVFTMVDLQTASSGTARGGGYLQWRPVAYVSRQRDLSNSTDAHSYQLNDVPRPSGVLNNTLMYAVYAYALDTPAVLAQEAVVSFGLKEDGFYKKTNFTSWTFTIGYGHPPHEDFSLLVIMIISIGLGLPGIIIIITCIVMVVRRLSRNDDDLFLGR